One Vigna unguiculata cultivar IT97K-499-35 chromosome 11, ASM411807v1, whole genome shotgun sequence DNA window includes the following coding sequences:
- the LOC114169420 gene encoding uncharacterized protein LOC114169420, whose translation MQSILELQRQNEEIKLKVEADQVQLEKEREETRKKAEEDLQALREEALGERERPRKEAEETHRRLEDAFRQQEQLRKADEEIQNRLEATRAGYRYASRLNPDVGDASPLANTIMEEPIPQNFVIPKIAPFTGSSDPELHLKAFQARMLISGGSDAIRCKMFMGTLAEIVLEWFNTISSSSINSFVDFKRVFLESFSANRAKPVEMADMFDIRQNAKESLKQFLNRFTNISMRLVDPNEGLLVNAFVKGLQASSFGESLYRFPPRTLTKIRQMAAVEIETEEAMRHKKAGDKRTLAHTKSERDMKTYRRERTPPRTRPDHRFVPYIAQQRTEYRRIQKIPSFRVALAQILEDVEISKHLRYPNITGRILGSRPDAWCKFHQAGGHDTNSCYALNNQLSTLADRGLMEKFMKSDTDAKPSKTRTVPDLHETPVLGDFNTIAGGFARGGQTSSARK comes from the coding sequence ATGCAGAGCATTCTGGAGTTGCAACGACAGAATGAGGAAATTAAACTGAAGGTAGAGGCTGACCAGGTTCAACTAGAAAAGGAGAGGGAGGAAACCCGTAAGAAAGCAGAGGAAGATCTACAGGCTCTTCGGGAAGAGGCTTTGGGAGAAAGAGAAAGACCGCGTAAAGAGGCTGAAGAAACACACCGACGACTAGAAGATGCGTTTCGACAACAGGAACAACTGCGGAAGGCAGACGAAGAGATTCAAAACCGATTGGAGGCCACCAGGGCTGGTTACCGATACGCTAGTCGGTTGAATCCCGATGTGGGTGACGCCAGTCCTCTAGCAAATACGATCATGGAGGAGCCAATCCCACAGAATTTCGTAATTCCAAAGATCGCACCCTTCACAGGGAGTTCTGATCCAGAGTTACATTTAAAAGCGTTTCAGGCCCGGATGTTGATATCGGGGGGAAGTGACGCAATACGTTGTAAAATGTTTATGGGCACGCTAGCTGAGATCGTTCTGGAATGGTTCAACACTATTTCGAGCTCCTCAATCAACTCGTTTGTTGATTTCAAACGTGTTTTCCTGGAAAGTTTCTCGGCCAACAGGGCCAAGCCAGTGGAGATGGCAGACATGTTTGATATACGACAAAATGCTAAAGAATCATTGAAACAGTTCCTCAATCGCTTCACCAATATTAGCATGAGGTTAGTCGACCCTAACGAGGGCCTGCTCGTCAATGCCTTCGTGAAGGGGCTCCAAGCCAGTTCTTTCGGTGAATCCCTATACCGGTTTCCTCCAAGGACCTTAACGAAGATAAGGCAAATGGCAGCCGTGGAGATAGAGACCGAAGAGGCCATGCGTCATAAAAAAGCAGGGGACAAGAGAACGCTGGCCCATACCAAGAGTGAACGAGACATGAAAACTTATCGAAGAGAAAGGACTCCACCTCGGACCAGACCGGATCATCGTTTCGTTCCTTATATAGCACAGCAAAGGACCGAGTATCGGCGAATTCAAAAAATCCCAAGTTTCAGGGTGGCTCTAGCCCAAATATTGGAAGATGTAGAAATATCTAAACATTTGCGTTATCCCAATATCACAGGGAGAATACTCGGAAGTAGACCAGATGCTTGGTGTAAGTTTCATCAGGCCGGAGGTCATGACACAAATTCGTGTTATGCTTTAAATAATCAACTCTCTACGTTGGCAGACAGGGGACTTATGGAGAAATTTATGAAATCTGATACAGATGCGAAACCATCTAAAACTCGCACGGTTCCCGATTTGCATGAGACACCCGTCCTGGGGGATTTCAATACGATAGCAGGAGGTTTTGCGAGAGGAGGACAAACCAGCTCGGCTAGGAAATGA
- the LOC114169424 gene encoding uncharacterized protein LOC114169424, with amino-acid sequence MTTAKIDRPKKVPAIMFSSDHLKGVVPHEDDPIVLSVIMMGRNVHRVLVDQGSSADVMFWNTYAGLQIPTDQLKPFDGVLVGFSGDQVEVKGYVDLRTTFRDKEDAKTIFIRYIVVNAPSSYNLLLGRPSLNKLGAVVLTVHLKMKFPFDDGKVLTLSVNQEVARKCYEDSLRSRRKVAYSVSTTEVVIDPELDPRLVHPERRPQPVGEVKEVLIEGKKLRIGGDLSLEQEQELIQVLKKNLSSFAWSVADVTGIDPDFLCHKLNINPSAKPKVQKRRRLSGDRAQAATEEICKILEAAHIREIQYPTWLANVVMVKKSNGKWRMCVDFTNLNNACPKDSYPLPNIDALVDSASGCALLSFLDAYSGYNQIKMHSLDEDKITFMGGTTNYYYRVMPFGLKNAGATYQRLMDRILASMLGRNVHAYVDDMVVNSVEEKKHQGDLEELFVTINKYRLKLNPEKCVFGVKAGKFLGFLLTERGIEANPDKCAAIINMRSPSNVKEVQRLTGRMAALSRFLAKSGDRGFPYFQCLKKNEKFQWTDQCEEAFQKLKEYLGKPPVLCKPEKGTDLVLYISVTEHAVSSMLVRECGGDQKPMYFVSKVLHGAEVRYPTIEKATLAVVVSARRLRHYFQNHSVKVMTDLPIRYILQKPDISGRLVKWAIKLSEYGIQYESQGPIKAQFLADFLVELSEPPVADQRVKEISWILSVDGASNLRGSGASIVLEGLEGVLIEQSLRFAFKASNNQAEYEALIAGMLLAKEMGITRLLVKNDSALVAGQVTGEFQARDPQLAKYLEVVQSVAKNFVLFEFVHVPREQNCRADLLSKLASCSKPGQHKSVIRETLVAPRVDTQEKHQVLEIDKCQNSERSKRIQEE; translated from the exons ATGACTACGGCCAAGATCGACAGGCCGAAGAAAGTTCCGGCTATAATGTTTTCGAGTGACCATTTAAAGGGAGTAGTCCCACATGAAGATGATCCCATAGTCTTGTCTGTTATCATGATGGGAAGGAATGTTCATAGAGTGCTAGTTGATCAGGGGAGTTCTGCCGATGTGATGTTCTGGAACACCTATGCAGGGCTGCAAATACCGACAGACCAATTAAAGCCATTTGACGGAGTACTTGTGGGTTTCTCAGGAGATCAGGTGGAAGTTAAAGGGTATGTTGATCTTCGAACGACTTTTAGAGACAAAGAAGAtgcaaaaactatatttatacgATATATAGTTGTCAACGCACCTTCATCATACAACTTACTACTAGGAAGGCCTTCTCTCAATAAATTGGGAGCAGTAGTATTGACGGTCCATCTGAAGATGAAGTTTCCTTTTGATGATGGGAAGGTGCTCACTTTATCAGTAAATCAGGAGGTCGCTCGCAAATGTTATGAAGATAGTCTAAGGTCAAGGAGGAAAGTTGCATATTCAGTCAGCACAACGGAGGTAGTCATAGATCCCGAGTTAGATCCTAGACTAGTACATCCTGAGAGAAGGCCTCAGCCCGTGGGGGAGGTAAAAGAAGTACTCATAGAGggtaaaaaattaagaattggAGGGGATTTGAGTTTAGAGCAAGAGCAAGAGCTTATACAAGTACTGAAGAAAAACCTTTCTTCATTTGCTTGGAGTGTAGCAGATGTGACGGGAATAGATCCCGATTTTTTATGCCATAAACTCAACATTAATCCTTCGGCTAAACCTAAAGTTCAAAAGCGTAGACGGTTGAGTGGAGATCGTGCCCAGGCAGCTACCGAGGAGATATGTAAGATATTAGAAGCGGCTCATATACGGGAGATACAATATCCGACTTGGTTAGCAAATGTGGTGATGGTGAAAAAGTCCAATGGAAAGTGGAGAATGTGCGTggattttacaaatttaaataatgcaTGCCCAAAGGATTCGTATCCTTTGCCTAATATAGATGCATTAGTTGATAGTGCATCGGGTTGTGCTTTGTTAAGTTTCTTGGATGCTTATTCAGGCTATAATCAGATAAAAATGCATTCATTAGATGAAGATAAGATAACATTTATGGGAGGAACGACTAATTACTATTATCGGGTAATGCCTTTTGGGTTAAAGAATGCGGGAGCCACCTATCAAAGGTTAATGGACCGAATTCTGGCGTCCATGTTGGGGAGGAATGTGCATGCGTATGTGGATGATATGGTGGTTAACTCGGTAGAAGAGAAGAAGCATCAGGGAGATCTGGAGGAATTATTTGTCACAATCAACAAATACAGACTCAAACTTAACCCTGAGAAGTGTGTTTTTGGGGTTAAGGCAGGGAAGTTTCTGGGTTTCTTGCTTACCGAGAGGGGAATAGAAGCTAATCCAGATAAATGTGCAGCCATCATAAACATGAGGAGTCCAAGCAATGTTAAAGAAGTACAAAGATTGACGGGGAGGATGGCGGCCTTGTCCCGTTTTCTTGCTAAAAGTGGAGATCGGGGTTTTCCCTACTTCCAATgcttgaagaaaaatgaaaagtttcaATGGACCGATCAATGTGAGGAAGCtttccaaaaattaaaagagtatCTAGGTAAACCACCAGTATTGTGCAAGCCCGAGAAGGGCACTGATCTAGTGTTATACATTTCGGTGACCGAGCATGCAGTCAGTTCGATGTTGGTACGAGAGTGTGGTGGGGATCAGAAGCCTATGTATTTCGTGAGTAAAGTGCTTCATGGTGCTGAGGTGAGATATCCAACTATAGAGAAAGCCACGTTGGCTGTAGTAGTGTCTGCTCGCCGTTTAAgacattattttcaaaatcatagtGTCAAGGTGATGACGGATTTGCCGATCAGGTACATATTACAAAAACCTGATATATCGGGCAGGTTGGTTAAATGGGCGATAAAACTCTCGGAGTATGGGATACAATATGAATCACAAGGGCCGATCAAAGCTCAGTTTTTGGCTGACTTTTTAGTAGAGTTATCTGAACCACCTGTTGCGGATCAGCGCGTAAAAGAAATATCATGGATCCTATCAGTGGATGGGGCTTCTAATTTAAGAGGGAGTGGTGCTAGTATAGTTTTGGAAGGGCTAGAAGGAGTCTTGATTGAACAATCGTTGAGATTTGCTTTCAAAGCTAGTAACAATCAGGCAGAATATGAGGCTTTGATAGCAGGGATGCTTTTGGCTAAAGAGATGGGTATCACTAGGCTGTTAGTCAAAAATGATTCTGCATTAGTAGCAGGTCAGGTGACCGGAGAATTCCAGGCTCGTGATCCACAATTAGCTAAATATTTAGAGGTAGTCCAATCTGTGGCGAAAAATTTTGTTCTCTTTGAATTTGTGCATGTTCCGAGGGAACAAAATTGCCGAGCTGATTTGCTATCCAAGTTGGCTAGTTGTTCGAAACCAGGGCAGCATAAGTCGGTGATAAGAGAAACGTTGGTAGCTCCTCGGGTTGATACACAGGAGAAACATCAGGTTTTAGAGattgataagtgccaaaattca gaAAGATCAAAGAGAATTCAAGAAGAGTga